From a region of the Parus major isolate Abel chromosome 6, Parus_major1.1, whole genome shotgun sequence genome:
- the C6H10orf71 gene encoding cardiac-enriched FHL2-interacting protein codes for MQGNKKHTEGHSDSSSIGSLLDDTDREVSSLTDRAFKSLCVAELEDPYNEPELSISPDFALQLSAKIHSGTLNHDIKKSNVCDKVTAKNNEHTFWASTFQQLPRCASEEKRIAKNNTFAVERKLNLPVPGPRNNKHVSKVSSLIKTFDKSADQGSGSSLIANKQPIKNSFQKYKINHGNDIASWDDTDILSIHKELSEFSEASQDSHCLSGKHEPQRRPNKIDLSYGDSDGCYPVLIEMSKVAKSNFSHSSKKALNNRNLKLSEPAKKGSFLHSENSAFESWNVHNKKLTEKEEFVNIKMKKEGLAYLEESPFVKGSQTCEHKLSPVMTTVAKKKEKDFQMKPTLQEASFSLRVVPQGALPSETKFPVAFPPTPPPRNHVHQGPPRPPPAPPALPLPHPSQPGHPSTPPTPEAPPVPPPPVPARLSPTALSQASVSPQSVSYRMVSPSLRFETPSPPPPKPQATLTEDPLSPQLGSACPPWRRQRAAERAARKRQAAKEKVTDSHKTSLSEKETGADPGLHVTPLAGQANSPGSISPSFNITQLLTPVIPPKQEVDTAESELIPLTPPPTESTASRDHEESTLDDYRSWDSYRLTASSLLFNLKDVRKRVKSIYTPSPLLRALEEKNKTRENIQESTKTDTSFSALHDESGKNITEKDELSDIAYVLSSGAHEKDNKTDLTGHFTGDYLTLSSPQTTEDLPFYQTGDSMQQDNSKHQDLVKNTEDNENFPSFRHESNESDLGKHQQYPPQRPFSRDNVDTKAGQPMQIQSVQGEENERQAAIQNENFAFKTLLNQLSPEEDEAYSGTQTNIVVPGHEARGKRSTSSSEQSFVSTVEQLLQEEPFLPLMEQTCLQESQRTDGEMGSGSKKRHKERGKEVEEEELQYCACISPSTGAAERREGSVTGNEQRSLMKEKLGREKREEANSTNSASDDIRDMSIPRPEEPQTPSSSSSTKPSLFMIKDNTFRSPQVIRAVKLPLLRSFSLDDTVSSSYREMERKFMSPAVYNKQHRNMLHAQEVGWWASRHRGQQNVRDGETDREKEASEPGSTAVMLDPSLLEDTESFSFGKLTEEDEKTCMLLNKFGKMNEESVCRSKKKPTKARHSLAQPIIGLENDQAQNNPSYPAERKTNYFKNHHLSNRKGGSCAKKIITRETISPVTGSILEDHTCSSISHDTLEDILHTEGAPILLDNFSCSAVPSPRSGSTMHSLSASSLSDKPTLSGLRETEDVTHPALLNMALERQSYMPAQEISDSAQRNLLSDVVVEDGRLEPRGLGGRSAGKPPTVPPKTEKALRRAKKLANKRKKVQEQQKNHQAEHTDTVGRKPTHSGDTTVSASPLGYSPLHPPLHSTSTPTETTTGKSRLAPVASSSSSSTQRKLLQDPDSGQYYVVDLPAEVNLKTFYDPETGKYVQVSVPSLEQSLHQSTSSEIKNSPYASYPRLLPLPASSVAVLKSPSQLSEPAWSVPAGPEPAELPEDGQQDHRYAESVDTQPYTEPASYSYHQDAGETQVHLGKDVSPTQRTGIVTLANLDDFAAEGVS; via the coding sequence ATGCAGGGAAATAAGAAACATACAGAAGGACATAGTGATTCCTCAAGTATTGGGAGTCTCCTGGATGACACAGACAGAGAGGTGAGCAGCCTCACAGATCGGGCTTTCAAAAGCTTGTGTGTAGCAGAACTCGAAGACCCTTACAATGAACCAGAACTTTCCATTTCACCTGACTTTGCCCTCCAGTTGTCTGCTAAAATTCACTCAGGGACGTTAAACCATGACATCAAGAAAAGCAATGTCTGTGACAAGGTAACAGCAAAAAACAATGAACATACATTTTGGGCTTCCACATTCCAGCAGTTACCAAGGTGtgcttcagaggaaaaaaggattGCTAAAAACAACACCTTTGCTGTGGAAAGGAAATTGAATTTGCCAGTCCCTGGTCCCAGGAACAACAAGCATGTTTCAAAAGTGTCCTCATTGATTAAGACATTTGATAAGTCTGCAGACCAAGGGTCAGGAAGTTCTCTGATAGCAAATAAACAGCCCATTAAGAAtagctttcaaaaatataaaataaatcatggCAATGATATTGCTTCCTGGGATGATACAGACATTTTAAGCATCCACAAGGaactttctgaattttctgaggCTAGTCAAGATAGTCATTGTCTCAGTGGCAAACATGAGCCACAAAGAAGACCTAATAAAATAGACCTGAGTTATGGGGACTCTGATGGTTGTTATCCTGTGCTGATTGAGATGTCAAAAGTAGCCAAGTCAaatttttcccattcttctAAGAAGGCTTTAAATAACAGAAACTTAAAACTTAGTGAGCCAGCAAAAAAAGGTAGCTTTCTTCACAGTGAGAATAGTGCTTTTGAATCATGGAATGTTCATAACAAAAAATTGacagaaaaggaggaatttgttaacataaaaatgaaaaaggaaggtCTTGCATACCTGGAAGAATCACCATTTGTTAAAGGATCCCAGACATGTGAACATAAATTGTCACCTGTCATGACCACTGTTGctaagaagaaagagaaagattttcagATGAAGCCAACTCTACAAGAAGCTTCTTTCTCTCTCCGAGTTGTACCTCAGGGTGCCCTCCCTTCAGAAACCAAATTTCCTGTTGCTTTCCCTCCCACACCTCCCCCTAGGAACCATGTACACCAGGGTCCCCCTCGGCCACCCCCTGCCCCACCAGCACTTCCTCTCCCACACCCCTCCCAGCCCGGCCATCCCTCAACACCCCCTACCCCTGAAGCCCCTCCTGTGCCACCACCCCCAGTCCCAGCTCGACTTTCCCCCACTGCCTTGTCCCAAGCCTCTGTGTCACCCCAGTCTGTGTCCTATAGGATGGTTTCACCCTCACTCAGGTTTGAGACACCCAGTCCACCTCCACCAAAACCCCAGGCCACGTTAACCGAGGACCCCCTCAGCCCCCAGCTGGGCAGTGCCTGTCCACCCTGGAGGAGACAGAGGGCTGCAGAAAGGGCAGCAAGGAAGAGACAGGCTGCAAAGGAGAAGGTCACAGACAGCCACAAGACCTCATTGTCTGAAAAGGAGACTGGTGCTGACCCTGGTCTGCACGTGACTCCTCTGGCTGGACAGGCAAACTCCCCTGGGTCGATCAGTCCCTCCTTCAACATCACCCAACTCCTGACGCCTGTCATTCCACCAAAACAGGAGGTGGACACTGCTGAAAGCGAGCTGATCCCACTGACACCTCCGCCCACGGAGAGCACGGCCTCAAGAGACCATGAGGAGAGCACCTTAGACGATTACAGGTCTTGGGATAGTTACAGGCTGACAGCATCGAGTCTGTTATTTAACTTAAAGGATGTGCGTAAACGTGTTAAAAGCATTTATACCCCTTCTCCCCTGTTAAGGGccttggaggagaaaaataaaacaagggaAAATATTCAGGAGAGTACAAAAACGGATACTTCATTCTCAGCTTTGCATGATGAAAGTGGGAAAAATATTACAGAGAAAGATGAATTGAGTGATATAGCTTATGTTTTGTCTAGCGGTGCTCATGAAAAGGACAATAAAACTGATTTAACTGGACACTTCACAGGTGACTACCTGACTTTGAGTTCACCCCAGACAACAGAAGACCTTCCATTTTACCAAACTGGAGACAGCATGCAGCAAGACAATTCAAAACACCAAGATCTGGTTAAAAACACAGAGGATAATGAAAATTTCCCCTCGTTCAGACATGAATCAAATGAATCTGACTTAGGGAAACATCAGCAGTATCCACCACAGAGACCATTCAGTAGAGACAATGTTGATACAAAAGCTGGGCAACCCATGCAAATTCAAAGTGTGCAGggtgaggaaaatgaaagacaagctgctattcagaatgaaaattttgcCTTCAAAACACTCCTAAACCAACTCTCACCAGAAGAAGATGAAGCTTACAGTGGCACCCAAACCAACATTGTGGTACCTGGCCATGAGGCACGAGGCAAAAGAAGCACTAGTTCTTCAGAGCAATCCTTCGTCTCCACAGTGGAGCAGCTACTTCAGGAAGAGCCATTTCTGCCCCTGATGGAGCAGACATGCCTCCAAGAAAGCCAGAGGACTGACGGTGAAATGGGTTCAGGAAGTAAGAAAAGACacaaggagagagggaaggaggttGAGGAAGAGGAACTGCAATACTGTGCTTGTATCAGTCCTAGTACTggtgcagcagagaggagggagggaagtgTTACTGGGAATGAACAGAGGAGCTTGATGAAAGAGAAACtagggagagagaaaagggaagaggcCAACAGCACAAATTCTGCATCCGACGATATAAGAGACATGTCCATCCCCAGGCCTGAGGAGCCACAAACACCGTCATCTTCAAGCTCAACCAAACCCAGTCTGTTTATGATTAAAGATAACACATTCAGGTCGCCTCAGGTAATACGGGCTGTCAAGCTGCCCCTGCTCCGGTCGTTTTCCCTGGATGATACAGTGAGCAGCAGTTATAGGGAAATGGAACGTAAGTTTATGTCCCCAGCAGTTTACAACAAGCAGCACCGAAACATGTTGCATGCCCAGGAGGTTGGCTGGTGGGCATCAAGACACAGAGGGCAGCAGAACGTGAGAGATGGAGAAactgacagagaaaaagaagccaGTGAGCCTGGATCTACTGCAGTAATGCTGGATCCCAGTCTTCTGGAAGATACAGAGAgcttttcatttggaaaactgACGGAAGAAGATGAAAAGACTTGTATGTTGTTAAATAAGTTTGGGAAAATGAATGAGGAAAGTGTCTGTAGAAGTAAAAAGAAGCCTACAAAGGCAAGACACAGCTTAGCACAGCCAATTATAGGTCTGGAAAATGACCAAGCACAAAACAACCCGAGCTATCCtgcagaaagaaagacaaattacTTCAAGAATCATCATTTATCTAACCGCAAAGGGGGCTCttgtgcaaaaaaaataatcactagGGAGACAATTTCCCCCGTGACTGGCTCCATATTAGAGGACCACACTTGTTCTTCCATATCCCATGATACTTTAGAGGACATCCTGCATACAGAAGGTGCACCAATTTTGTTAGACAATTTTTCATGCTCTGCTGTTCCAAGCCCCAGGTCAGGAAGCACGATGCACTCTCTTTCTGCCAGTTCATTGTCAGATAAACCAACTCTTTCTGGCCTTAGAGAGACAGAGGATGTTACACACCCTGCCTTGTTGAACATGGCACTAGAGAGGCAATCTTACATGCCTGCACAGGAGATAAGTGATTCAGCACAGAGGAATCTGCTTTCTGATGTTGTAGTGGAAGATGGAAGACTGGAGCCCAGGGGACTTGGTGGGAGATCAGCAGGAAAGCCACCCACAGTGCCACCAAAAACAGAAAAGGCTCTGCGTCGGGCTAAAAAGCTGGcgaacaagaggaaaaaagtgcaagagcagcagaaaaaccaTCAGGCTGAGCATACAGATACTGTAGGGAGAAAGCCTACTCATTCTGGAGACACAACAGTATCTGCCTCACCCTTAGGATATTCCCCTCTTCATCCTCCCCTTCACTCAACTTCTACTCCCACAGAAACCACTACTGGGAAATCAAGACTTGCACCAGTAGCAAGCTCTTCATCCTCTTCAACACAGCGGAAACTCCTCCAAGACCCTGACTCTGGTCAATACTATGTAGTTGATTTACCAGCTGAAGTtaatttaaagacattttatgacccagaaactggaaaatatgtTCAAGTCTCAGTCCCTTCCTTGGAACAGAGCTTACACCAGTCCACCTCTTCAGAAATTAAGAATTCTCCCTATGCCTCCTACCCTAGATTGCTGCCTTTACCAGCCTCATCGGTGGCAGTGCTGAAATCACCTTCTCAGCTCTCTGAACCTGCCTGGTCAGTGCCTGCTGGACCAGAACCAGCTGAACTACCTGAAGATGGCCAGCAGGACCACAGATACGCTGAGTCTGTGGATACTCAGCCCTACACTGAACCAGCCTCCTACTCCTACCATCAAGATGCTGGAGAAACCCAGGTTCACTTAGGAAAGGATGTGAGCCCAACCCAGCGTACTGGCATTGTCACCCTCGCCAATTTAGATGattttgctgctgaaggagtatcttga